The proteins below are encoded in one region of Pleuronectes platessa chromosome 14, fPlePla1.1, whole genome shotgun sequence:
- the LOC128456483 gene encoding nectin-4, translating into MWLMLLFILNAHTHTNALQVIGGNRTVVQGRTVTFNCKLVDNTETVNQISWQRMTSFFLTVRKKNGPEYVNGRDDRIQFIGSFNELDGSFQISNVSLQDEDIYTCIFTLFPSGTHSTHIHLDVLVPPVIRVKDNLPTLADKEVCIATCTAADCKPPANVSWLTGSLADNLRSTANSTHHDDGKTTTVSYLFGVPTMDIDQQVVHCVVTSPALLKEAKIPFTIQVYFAPMEVKIVENLKDSFQCVTDANPKAEFNWTRVGKAWPQSGVRVEGGTLQFLTRSSDLNGLYQCTAFNLHGRSTVYIFRSVISESCIVCWILFALLIVLIVVAAAAAWCLYKSDKLPFLGSRRVPVTRGEAEVINPEETAFNEDLRDAE; encoded by the exons ATGTGGCTAATGTTATTGTTCATCCtgaacgcgcacacacacacaaacg ctctCCAGGTGATTGGAGGAAACAGGACTGTGGTGCAAGGACGTACAGTTACATTCAACTGCAAACTTGTTGACAACACAGAGACTGTCAACCAGATTTCATGGCAGAGGATGACCAGTTTTTTCTTGACTGTTCGGAAAAAAAATGGACCAGAGTATGTCAATGGACGCGATGATCGAATTCAGTTTATTGGGAGCTTCAATGAGCTTGATGGATCTTTCCAGATCTCCAATGTCTCATTGCAGGATGAAGACATCTACACTTGCATCTTCACTTTGTTCCCCAGCGGAACTCACAGCACACATATACATCTGGATGTGCTCG TGCCTCCTGTCATACGTGTGAAGGATAACCTTCCTACTTTGGCTGATAAGGAAGTTTGCATTGCCACCTGCACGGCTGCTGATTGTAAGCCTCCGGCAAACGTGAGCTGGCTCACAGGTAGCTTAGCAGACAACTTGAGGTCAACAGCCAACTCCACGCATCATGATGATGGTAAGACTACCACAGTCAGCTACCTGTTTGGAGTACCTACCATGGATATCGACCAACAGGTGGTCCACTGTGTCGTCACCAGTCCAGCCCTGTTGAAAGAGGCAAAGATCCCCTTTACTATACAAGTTTACT TTGCGCCTATGGAAGTGAAAATTGTTGAAAATCTCAAAGACTCATTTCAATGTGTGACTGATGCCAACCCCAAAGCAGAATTTAACTGGACCAG AGTTGGCAAAGCGTGGCCTCAGTCTGGTGTCAGAGTAGAGGGTGGAACACTGCAGTTTCTGACCAGGAGCTCTGACCTGAATGGCCTCTACCAGTGTACCGCATTTAACTTGCATGGAAGAAGCACTGTTTACATCTTTAGATCTGTGATTTCAG AATCCTGCATTGTTTGTTGGATCTTATTTGCTCTTCTGATCGTCCTTATcgtagtagcagcagcagcagcgtggtgTCTTTATAAATCTGACAAACTTCCATTTTTAGGTTCAAG GAGAGTCCCGGTCACACGTGGGGAGGCGGAGGTGATAAATCCTGAGGAGACGGCTTTTAATGAGGACCTTCGAGACGCAGAATAA